In Psychrobacter ciconiae, the following are encoded in one genomic region:
- a CDS encoding anion permease, whose product MPFKPIPALISIAVGLIIWFVIPIPEGVSADAWHMLALFIATIVAIIGKVLPIGAIAIIAVTAVALTGVTNDTPSGAISDALSSFSSPLIWLIGIAVMISRGLIKTGLGRRIAYYFISIFGKKTVGVAYSLTAAELMIAPITPSNTARGGGIIHPIMLSIAQSFHSTPEEGTEDKIGRYLAMVNYHANPITSGMFITATAPNPLVVDLVNKATGSQIHLSWTTWAVAMFIPGMLCLILMPLVIYLVYPPEVKATPDAKTFAKDNLKQMGHVTRQEKIMLGVFALMLILWANIPALLISESLSVDATTTAFIGLTALLLTGVLTWEDVLKEKSAWDTIIWFGALIMMASYLNKLGLVGWFSDNIEHMIEFTGVGWVGAVAILTLVYLYIHYFFASTTAHITALFAAFYAVGLALGAPPMLYALILAAAGNIMMTLTHYATGTAPVIFNSGYITLGEWWSIGAIMSVVNLVVWIGAGLIWWKLLGYY is encoded by the coding sequence ATGCCCTTTAAGCCCATTCCTGCTTTGATTAGTATCGCCGTTGGTTTGATTATTTGGTTTGTCATTCCGATCCCTGAAGGCGTCAGTGCCGATGCTTGGCACATGCTGGCATTATTTATTGCAACCATTGTGGCGATTATTGGCAAAGTGCTGCCGATTGGTGCGATTGCGATTATCGCGGTGACTGCTGTGGCGCTCACGGGGGTGACCAATGACACGCCAAGCGGCGCGATTAGCGATGCGTTATCAAGCTTTTCAAGCCCGCTAATTTGGCTCATTGGTATTGCGGTGATGATTTCGCGCGGCTTGATTAAGACCGGTCTTGGTCGGCGCATTGCTTATTATTTCATCTCGATTTTTGGTAAAAAAACGGTTGGTGTGGCGTACTCACTCACAGCAGCTGAATTGATGATTGCGCCCATCACCCCATCAAACACGGCTCGCGGCGGCGGAATCATTCACCCGATTATGCTGTCGATTGCGCAAAGCTTTCACTCAACGCCGGAGGAGGGCACAGAAGATAAAATCGGTCGCTATTTGGCGATGGTGAATTATCATGCCAACCCGATTACCTCCGGGATGTTTATTACCGCCACGGCGCCAAACCCGCTGGTGGTGGATTTGGTGAATAAAGCAACCGGCAGTCAAATTCATTTGTCGTGGACGACTTGGGCGGTGGCGATGTTTATTCCAGGAATGCTCTGCCTGATTTTAATGCCATTAGTTATTTATTTGGTTTATCCGCCGGAAGTCAAAGCTACCCCTGACGCCAAAACGTTTGCCAAAGATAACCTTAAGCAAATGGGTCACGTGACCCGACAAGAAAAAATTATGCTGGGCGTATTTGCGCTGATGCTGATACTTTGGGCAAATATTCCGGCGCTGTTGATTAGTGAGAGCCTCAGCGTTGATGCAACGACGACCGCGTTTATCGGTTTAACGGCGCTTTTACTAACGGGCGTATTGACTTGGGAGGATGTTCTCAAAGAAAAGTCAGCTTGGGATACCATTATTTGGTTTGGCGCGCTGATTATGATGGCATCTTATCTGAACAAGCTTGGTTTGGTCGGCTGGTTTTCGGACAATATCGAGCATATGATTGAATTTACCGGCGTTGGTTGGGTCGGTGCTGTGGCGATTTTGACGCTGGTTTATTTATACATCCATTACTTTTTTGCCAGTACAACGGCGCATATCACCGCATTATTTGCCGCGTTTTATGCCGTCGGTTTGGCACTTGGTGCGCCACCGATGCTTTATGCCCTGATTTTGGCAGCAGCAGGAAACATCATGATGACCTTGACCCATTATGCAACCGGAACAGCGCCAGTGATTTTTAACTCCGGTTATATCACCCTTGGGGAGTGGTGGAGTATCGGCGCAATCATGAGCGTGGTCAACTTGGTCGTTTGGATTGGTGCAGGGCTTATTTGGTGGAAGCTGCTTGGCTATTATTAA
- the ftsH gene encoding ATP-dependent zinc metalloprotease FtsH, giving the protein MSDMVKNTLLWLVVIGVLVVVFSSFDQSSQPDTLNYSEFVTAVSENQVASVKIDGEQITGEKKNGSTFETIRPAVTDEQLMPILRENKVDVQGTAPKRQGVLMQLLIASFPILLIIGLFLFFMRNMQGGAGGKGSGPMSFGKSKAKMLTEDQIRVNFDDVAGCEEAKQEVVEVVDFLRDPDKFTKLGAMIPRGILMVGPPGTGKTLLAKAIAGEAKVPFFSISGSDFVEMFVGVGASRVRDMFEQAKKNAPCIIFIDEIDAVGRHRGSGMGGGNDEREQTLNQLLVEMDGFEGNEGVIVIAATNRADVLDKALLRPGRFDRQVQVGLPDIKGREQILKVHLKKLPNTIAVDANALARGTPGFSGAQLANLVNEAALFAARRNKRSVDMHDFEDAKDKLYMGPERKSMVLREEERRATAYHESGHALVAELLPGTDPVHKVTIMPRGFALGVTWQLPEHDQTSMYKSKMLNDIAILFGGRIAEEVFINQQSTGASNDFERATKMARAMVTKYGMSDALGVMVYEDDDSSQGYFGGGSRTISEATQQKVDEEVRRMLEEQYDIARELIEGNKDKIHAMVDALMKWETIDRDQLQDILAGEEPRPPKVYQSPEVNLAKDDVKPSNSTPPPLPAM; this is encoded by the coding sequence GTGAGCGACATGGTAAAAAATACCTTATTGTGGCTGGTGGTGATCGGCGTTTTGGTGGTGGTATTTAGCAGCTTTGATCAATCATCTCAGCCAGATACCTTAAACTACTCGGAATTTGTGACTGCAGTGTCTGAAAACCAAGTGGCCAGTGTCAAAATTGACGGCGAGCAAATCACTGGCGAGAAGAAAAACGGCTCGACTTTTGAGACCATCAGACCCGCGGTGACCGATGAGCAATTGATGCCAATCTTGCGCGAAAACAAGGTTGATGTTCAAGGTACAGCGCCGAAACGTCAAGGCGTTTTGATGCAGCTGTTGATTGCAAGCTTTCCTATCTTGCTTATTATTGGTCTGTTCTTATTTTTTATGCGCAATATGCAAGGCGGCGCGGGCGGTAAGGGCAGCGGTCCGATGAGCTTTGGTAAGTCAAAAGCCAAAATGCTTACTGAAGACCAAATCCGCGTGAACTTTGATGATGTGGCAGGCTGTGAAGAAGCCAAGCAAGAAGTCGTTGAAGTTGTTGATTTTTTAAGGGATCCGGACAAATTCACCAAACTTGGAGCGATGATTCCACGCGGTATTTTGATGGTAGGACCTCCAGGAACAGGTAAAACGCTACTTGCTAAAGCCATTGCTGGTGAAGCTAAAGTGCCGTTTTTCTCAATTTCAGGGTCAGACTTTGTTGAGATGTTTGTTGGGGTCGGCGCGTCGCGGGTTCGTGATATGTTTGAACAAGCCAAGAAAAACGCCCCTTGCATCATCTTTATTGATGAAATTGATGCGGTCGGTCGTCATCGCGGCTCAGGAATGGGCGGCGGAAATGACGAGCGTGAGCAAACGCTTAACCAGTTATTGGTTGAGATGGATGGCTTTGAGGGCAACGAAGGTGTGATCGTCATCGCCGCGACCAACCGCGCTGACGTTTTGGACAAAGCGCTATTACGTCCCGGTCGTTTTGACCGTCAGGTTCAAGTTGGCTTGCCGGACATCAAAGGTCGTGAGCAAATTTTAAAAGTGCATTTGAAAAAATTGCCAAATACCATTGCCGTTGATGCCAATGCCTTAGCTCGCGGGACACCGGGCTTTAGTGGTGCCCAGTTGGCTAACTTGGTTAATGAGGCAGCACTATTTGCAGCGCGCCGAAATAAGCGCAGCGTGGATATGCATGACTTTGAAGATGCTAAAGACAAGCTTTATATGGGTCCTGAGCGCAAATCGATGGTTCTTCGTGAAGAAGAGCGTAGAGCAACCGCTTACCATGAGTCCGGTCACGCTTTGGTTGCTGAGCTGCTTCCTGGGACGGATCCGGTTCATAAAGTGACCATCATGCCGCGCGGCTTTGCGCTTGGGGTGACTTGGCAGCTTCCTGAACACGATCAGACCAGCATGTATAAGTCAAAAATGCTCAATGACATTGCGATTTTGTTTGGAGGTCGCATTGCAGAAGAGGTGTTTATCAATCAGCAATCAACCGGCGCATCAAACGACTTTGAACGAGCGACCAAAATGGCGCGCGCGATGGTGACTAAATATGGCATGTCAGATGCGCTTGGTGTGATGGTTTATGAAGATGATGACAGCTCACAAGGCTACTTTGGTGGCGGCAGCCGAACGATTTCAGAAGCGACGCAACAAAAAGTCGATGAAGAAGTTCGCCGGATGCTTGAGGAGCAATATGACATTGCGCGAGAGCTTATCGAAGGTAACAAAGATAAGATTCATGCGATGGTTGATGCGCTTATGAAATGGGAAACCATTGACCGTGATCAGTTGCAAGATATCTTAGCCGGCGAAGAGCCAAGACCACCAAAAGTGTATCAAAGCCCTGAAGTAAACTTGGCAAAAGATGATGTGAAGCCATCAAATTCAACGCCGCCGCCACTTCCTGCAATGTAA
- a CDS encoding pilin: MLFIETDSPPPFYQEQLSAKRRRQLDQWFIGHRSQDYYLKRFEDFDSQGYLSPKWHWAAFFMTFPWLLYRKRYMDAIVYSVAGWSFIHLNITLVLVFFEFAFMSFVPDAYHMATRIGIGAAIWLFWSVMVARWTDAYYYRMARREIADALEQNPRDEAAQEAHLRREGGVSIVGFGLGFGFFAFVLLVINVQFLPLIAKQKEQALIFDAYNVAKNAQIRVAQIYEQSQSCPVNLPLSANEQKVGMTVANQVAGIKNSDCAVVATVLGAQFPTRYLNGKTLVFYHDLDSGNWQCVSSLNKKQAPKSCLAE; this comes from the coding sequence ATGCTATTTATCGAGACGGATTCGCCGCCGCCGTTTTATCAAGAGCAATTGAGTGCCAAAAGGCGGCGTCAACTTGACCAGTGGTTTATTGGTCATCGCAGTCAGGACTATTATTTAAAGCGCTTTGAGGACTTCGACAGTCAAGGCTATTTGTCGCCCAAATGGCACTGGGCAGCGTTTTTTATGACCTTTCCGTGGCTGTTGTACCGAAAGCGTTATATGGACGCCATTGTTTATAGCGTTGCTGGCTGGTCATTTATTCATTTAAACATTACCCTTGTTTTGGTGTTTTTTGAATTTGCCTTTATGTCGTTTGTTCCAGACGCTTATCATATGGCAACAAGGATTGGTATTGGCGCGGCCATTTGGCTGTTTTGGTCGGTGATGGTGGCGCGCTGGACGGATGCTTATTATTACCGGATGGCGCGGCGCGAAATTGCTGATGCACTTGAGCAAAATCCGCGCGATGAGGCGGCGCAAGAAGCTCATCTGCGCCGTGAGGGCGGGGTGAGTATTGTTGGCTTTGGGCTTGGCTTTGGCTTTTTTGCCTTTGTGCTGTTGGTGATAAACGTTCAGTTTTTACCGCTGATTGCCAAACAAAAAGAGCAAGCGCTTATTTTTGATGCTTATAATGTTGCTAAAAATGCGCAAATCAGAGTGGCGCAGATTTATGAGCAATCGCAATCGTGTCCGGTCAATTTGCCACTGAGCGCCAATGAGCAAAAGGTGGGGATGACGGTTGCCAATCAAGTTGCTGGAATAAAAAACAGCGATTGTGCGGTGGTGGCAACGGTTTTGGGGGCGCAGTTTCCAACGCGCTATTTAAATGGCAAAACGCTGGTGTTTTATCATGATTTAGACAGCGGCAATTGGCAATGCGTCAGCTCGTTAAATAAAAAACAAGCACCAAAAAGCTGTTTGGCAGAGTAA
- a CDS encoding RlmE family RNA methyltransferase encodes MATRIENKKLSKSSKAWMKEHLDDYYVQQAQKEGYRARAAYKLIEINEKTKLIQKGMTVVDLGAAPGSWSQVAGRLVGDKGVLIASDILPMDALENVTFIQGDFRESDVFDAIMKEVGNRKVDVVLSDMAPNTSGNSGIDQPRMMYLCELAIDFANTTLSKGGALIMKVFQGEGEQALRLELQQQFSKVRSIKPAASRPRSKEIFWIAIK; translated from the coding sequence TTGGCCACGCGAATTGAAAATAAAAAACTGTCAAAAAGCAGCAAGGCTTGGATGAAAGAGCATTTAGACGATTATTATGTTCAGCAAGCTCAAAAAGAGGGCTATCGGGCGCGCGCGGCTTATAAATTGATCGAAATCAATGAAAAGACCAAACTGATTCAAAAGGGCATGACGGTGGTTGATTTAGGGGCAGCTCCTGGCAGTTGGTCGCAAGTGGCAGGGCGATTGGTTGGTGACAAAGGCGTGCTGATAGCTTCAGACATCTTACCGATGGATGCCCTTGAAAATGTGACCTTTATTCAGGGTGATTTTCGTGAATCGGACGTTTTTGATGCGATTATGAAAGAAGTTGGCAACCGTAAGGTAGATGTGGTGCTGTCTGATATGGCGCCCAATACTTCTGGAAATAGTGGCATCGACCAGCCGCGAATGATGTATTTGTGTGAGCTTGCCATCGATTTTGCCAACACAACCTTATCAAAAGGTGGCGCGCTGATTATGAAGGTGTTTCAAGGCGAAGGGGAGCAGGCGCTTCGATTAGAGCTGCAACAGCAATTTAGCAAAGTTCGTAGCATTAAGCCTGCCGCTTCAAGACCTCGCTCAAAAGAGATTTTTTGGATAGCAATTAAGTAG
- a CDS encoding FAD assembly factor SdhE, whose product MKAHQSVEPTLEQRRIIYQARRGLKELDFYLDPYVKELYLAAEPKEQATFAQLLTYEDPDLLDYFTNQARPDDEAVWQLVEQIKSWRHGKAL is encoded by the coding sequence ATGAAAGCACATCAATCAGTTGAGCCGACCCTTGAGCAGCGCCGAATCATCTACCAAGCACGGCGCGGCTTAAAAGAGCTTGATTTTTACCTTGACCCTTATGTCAAAGAGCTATATTTGGCAGCAGAGCCTAAGGAGCAAGCAACGTTTGCTCAGCTTTTGACTTATGAAGACCCAGATTTGCTTGATTATTTTACCAATCAAGCCCGTCCTGATGATGAGGCGGTTTGGCAATTGGTTGAGCAAATCAAATCATGGCGCCATGGCAAAGCGTTATAA
- the folP gene encoding dihydropteroate synthase, translating to MSLFQPLPDFKLTSGGKTLDLSRPKIMGILNVTPDSFSDGGKFNGVDSAVKHCEQLLNDGAAIIDIGGESTRPNAKVVSTQEELSRVVPVTQAIRKQFGDDIWLSIDTSNPEVMSAAAAAGADIWNDVRALTRKGARDMAATLNIPVMLMHMRGEPTTMNDFADYHDVVTEVIRELSVQVETALQAGVCADNIIIDPGFGFAKNYQHHCELLTHLEHFKIFHRPLMFGVSRKRFLAEVLNKSGIAAWQQSQALERDWVGSAAGLIAIQQGASIIRTHQVAMMAQAATLWEQLSDCQRSY from the coding sequence ATGTCACTGTTTCAGCCGCTGCCAGATTTTAAATTGACATCTGGCGGTAAAACGCTTGATCTGTCACGACCAAAAATCATGGGAATACTTAATGTGACGCCGGACTCATTTTCAGATGGCGGCAAATTTAATGGCGTTGATAGCGCCGTGAAACATTGCGAGCAGCTGCTAAATGATGGCGCGGCAATTATTGATATTGGTGGCGAATCGACTCGACCTAATGCTAAAGTAGTCTCAACGCAAGAGGAGCTATCGCGCGTCGTTCCGGTAACTCAAGCCATTCGCAAGCAGTTTGGTGATGATATCTGGCTGTCCATTGACACCAGCAATCCTGAAGTAATGAGTGCAGCGGCGGCGGCAGGCGCGGATATTTGGAATGATGTTCGAGCGCTGACCCGTAAGGGCGCTCGTGACATGGCAGCGACGCTTAATATCCCAGTAATGCTCATGCACATGCGCGGCGAACCGACCACGATGAATGACTTTGCCGATTATCACGACGTGGTCACTGAGGTCATCCGCGAATTGTCTGTTCAGGTGGAGACAGCGCTACAAGCAGGCGTTTGCGCTGATAATATCATTATTGACCCCGGATTTGGTTTTGCCAAAAATTATCAGCATCATTGCGAGCTGCTCACCCACTTAGAGCATTTTAAAATTTTTCATCGACCGCTGATGTTTGGTGTTTCAAGAAAGCGCTTTTTAGCGGAAGTTCTAAATAAAAGTGGCATCGCTGCTTGGCAGCAGTCGCAGGCTTTGGAACGCGATTGGGTCGGGTCAGCGGCAGGGCTGATTGCCATTCAACAAGGCGCAAGCATCATCCGAACCCATCAGGTGGCGATGATGGCACAAGCAGCAACGCTTTGGGAGCAGTTGAGCGACTGCCAACGCTCTTATTAA
- a CDS encoding regulatory protein RecX yields the protein MSQVKTLAEILAQVDKAPEKKPRNPPDSTSGAAKLNSKKRSEITAQGAFVHDDIDNKTQKTFTKNFRSKNNFNQSFDNLETSLDIDTPNPTRKKGKKKQKRFHPAATFVPEITETPNYEPPSPNSIKALLAEVKSDLENTLENGETQVITQDTDNIPAALKAYLRSPEQRQAESDAIKAESRLRWLAFYYLSRREFGQTELKQKLIEKEQDPDKIDELLAEFSEKGYQSDERATLMIIRENIRKGRGRNRIKQELQQKKLTMPCNIDELIELAQAESQAFSEFMADDDALVEGVDWLKLAVTARTKKYGDSIPTTPKDKAKQLRFLQYRGFQSDVCFAALDYTLETLDERY from the coding sequence ATGAGCCAAGTTAAAACACTCGCCGAAATCTTAGCTCAGGTCGATAAAGCACCTGAGAAAAAACCTAGGAATCCGCCTGATTCAACATCAGGCGCGGCGAAACTCAACAGCAAAAAGCGCTCTGAGATTACCGCTCAGGGCGCTTTTGTGCATGATGATATTGATAATAAAACACAAAAAACATTTACTAAAAACTTTCGTTCGAAAAATAACTTTAATCAAAGCTTCGACAATTTAGAAACCAGCTTAGACATTGACACACCAAACCCTACTCGAAAAAAAGGTAAAAAAAAGCAAAAACGCTTTCATCCTGCCGCAACCTTTGTTCCTGAAATCACAGAAACGCCAAATTACGAGCCGCCGAGCCCTAACAGCATCAAAGCGTTACTTGCTGAGGTCAAAAGCGACTTAGAAAACACCTTGGAAAACGGCGAAACGCAAGTCATCACTCAAGACACGGACAACATTCCTGCCGCGCTCAAAGCCTATTTGCGCTCCCCTGAGCAGCGCCAAGCCGAATCAGACGCAATCAAAGCCGAAAGCCGATTGCGCTGGCTGGCATTTTATTATTTATCGCGGCGCGAGTTTGGACAAACTGAGCTGAAGCAAAAGCTGATTGAAAAAGAGCAAGACCCCGACAAAATCGACGAGTTATTGGCGGAGTTTAGCGAAAAAGGCTATCAAAGCGATGAGCGCGCCACCTTGATGATTATCCGTGAAAATATCCGTAAAGGTCGCGGTCGCAACCGGATTAAGCAAGAATTGCAGCAAAAAAAGCTAACCATGCCTTGCAATATCGACGAGCTAATTGAGTTAGCTCAAGCTGAAAGCCAAGCCTTTAGCGAGTTTATGGCGGACGATGACGCGTTGGTTGAGGGCGTCGATTGGCTTAAGCTTGCGGTTACCGCCCGAACCAAAAAGTATGGTGACAGTATTCCGACCACGCCAAAAGACAAAGCCAAGCAGCTTCGGTTTTTACAATATCGCGGCTTTCAAAGTGATGTTTGCTTCGCAGCGCTTGATTATACCCTTGAGACGTTGGATGAGCGCTATTAA
- a CDS encoding YidB family protein has product MSLLGNLVTQIARSAIDPEDARRNPINQKITPRRTGGLGDILGGVLTGRNQPRDYNPQRYERHSDNHFGLDDILGGIINPSNQSRSGINQGAGGLGDILGSILGSRQQSGFGGKGMLIAALLPVVLSWIQRNGGLGGALNKISQLGYDHQARSWLSNHELNDNLDPHEVSRLFDEQDIQNIAAKTGANDLEVRQGLAELLPEVMNQLTPHGNLDNEGEANQEIEQIIQQLSSRLGTLKS; this is encoded by the coding sequence ATGAGTTTGCTAGGAAATCTGGTTACCCAAATCGCGCGCAGTGCCATTGACCCTGAAGACGCTCGCCGAAACCCCATCAACCAAAAAATCACTCCACGTCGAACGGGCGGTCTTGGCGATATTTTAGGCGGCGTGTTGACGGGTCGCAATCAGCCCCGCGATTACAACCCGCAGCGCTACGAGCGTCATTCGGACAATCATTTTGGTCTTGATGATATTTTGGGCGGGATAATTAACCCAAGCAACCAGTCGCGTAGCGGTATCAACCAAGGCGCAGGCGGTTTGGGTGATATTTTAGGCAGTATCTTGGGGTCGCGGCAGCAAAGCGGCTTTGGTGGTAAAGGCATGCTGATTGCCGCGCTGCTTCCTGTAGTTTTGAGCTGGATTCAAAGAAATGGCGGTCTTGGTGGCGCGCTTAACAAAATCAGTCAGTTAGGCTACGACCATCAAGCGCGCTCATGGCTGAGCAATCACGAGCTGAATGACAATCTCGACCCGCATGAAGTCAGCCGCTTATTTGATGAGCAGGACATCCAAAATATTGCGGCAAAAACCGGCGCCAATGATTTGGAAGTTCGTCAAGGTCTGGCAGAGCTGCTTCCTGAAGTGATGAACCAATTGACGCCGCATGGCAACTTGGACAACGAAGGTGAAGCAAATCAAGAAATCGAGCAGATTATTCAGCAGTTATCCAGCCGATTAGGGACGCTCAAATCGTAA
- the recA gene encoding recombinase RecA codes for MDDNKAKALKAALGQIEKQFGKNTIMHLGDDSVALDVDVVSTGSLGLDIALGIGGLPKGRIIEIYGPESSGKTTMTLQAIAECQKQGGTCAFIDAEHALDPIYARKLGVNTDDLLVSQPDNGEQALEITDMLVRSGAVDMIVVDSVAALTPRAEIEGEMGDSHMGLQARLMSQALRKITGNAKRSNCMVVFINQIRMKIGVMFGSPETTTGGNALKFYASVRMDIRRIGAVKNGDEIIGNQTRVKVIKNKMAPPFRQAEFEITYGEGTNHLAEVIDLGVEVGAVGKAGAWYSYGDEKIGQGKANSVQFLKENPEIAQAIEAKIRADKLGAIDPSAVVDEDEAEFSADPVELP; via the coding sequence ATGGATGACAATAAAGCCAAAGCGCTAAAAGCCGCCCTTGGTCAGATTGAAAAGCAATTTGGTAAAAACACCATCATGCATTTAGGCGACGATTCAGTGGCGCTAGATGTTGATGTGGTGTCCACCGGCTCGCTGGGACTGGATATCGCGCTTGGCATTGGTGGCTTACCAAAAGGGCGCATCATTGAGATTTATGGTCCTGAAAGCTCGGGCAAAACCACAATGACCCTTCAAGCCATCGCAGAATGCCAAAAGCAAGGCGGCACTTGTGCCTTTATTGACGCGGAACACGCGCTTGATCCGATTTATGCGCGCAAACTTGGCGTCAATACCGATGATTTATTGGTCTCGCAGCCAGACAACGGTGAGCAAGCGCTTGAAATTACCGACATGCTGGTGCGATCAGGCGCGGTCGATATGATTGTGGTTGACTCGGTAGCGGCTTTGACCCCGCGCGCGGAAATCGAAGGCGAAATGGGCGACTCGCACATGGGGCTTCAAGCTCGTCTGATGAGTCAAGCGCTTCGTAAAATCACCGGAAACGCCAAACGCTCCAACTGTATGGTGGTGTTTATTAACCAAATCCGCATGAAAATCGGCGTCATGTTCGGTAGCCCTGAAACGACCACTGGCGGTAACGCGCTGAAGTTCTACGCGTCAGTTCGGATGGACATTCGCCGCATTGGTGCGGTCAAAAATGGCGATGAAATCATCGGTAACCAAACCCGCGTCAAAGTCATCAAAAACAAAATGGCGCCGCCGTTTCGTCAAGCGGAATTTGAAATCACTTACGGTGAAGGCACGAACCATTTAGCCGAAGTCATTGATTTGGGCGTGGAAGTTGGCGCAGTGGGCAAAGCTGGCGCTTGGTATAGCTACGGCGATGAAAAAATCGGTCAAGGTAAAGCCAACTCCGTTCAGTTTTTAAAAGAAAATCCTGAGATTGCCCAAGCCATTGAAGCCAAAATCCGCGCGGACAAATTGGGGGCAATTGACCCATCAGCAGTTGTGGATGAGGACGAAGCCGAGTTTAGCGCTGATCCGGTTGAGTTGCCATAA
- a CDS encoding monovalent cation:proton antiporter-2 (CPA2) family protein has translation MIAVATGAPDLMLQAIIFLGAALLLVPLGKRLGLATVLGYLLTGLILGPSGLDVVGDAESLLHFAEFGVVMLLFIIGLELQPSRLWALRHSIFVLGGLQVGLTGITLMGLSYYLFSLHLDTAFIVGFGLALSSTAFVLQLLTEKQQLSSTHGREAFTILLFQDIAVIPLLAVIPFLSGVREQSYDIIYFAKVIAVFAGLILSSRYIVRPFFKFVASSGATELLTAVALFIVMGVSILMEQIGLSMALGAFLTGVLLADSEYRHELEASIEPFKGLLLGLFFMSVGMLTDVGLILAKPVFIISAAAMLMVIKFLVITLIAKATGNRLPTSIRLGVTLAQGGEFAFVLFSVATKQNVLSGELAGMLNLIVTISMAMTPLAFLLLEKIGEPIFAKTKPSREYDTIPDQEHPVIIAGFGRVGQIIGRVLRMHNIEFTAIERSANRVDFVRKFGNQVYYGDPKNPEILRAAGISKAKLFIIAVDDLERSITTAQYLRNHYPELTVLARARDRQHYYRLREVGVRHIWRETYLTSLDMSRESLQLLGISPEKARETIQTFRDYDDDLIERQQAIYDDEARMIESAQSAIAELESLFDEDIDEARRLDLKLYRMSKEQSF, from the coding sequence ATGATTGCTGTCGCGACCGGCGCCCCAGACTTGATGCTTCAAGCGATTATTTTTTTGGGAGCGGCGCTACTTCTTGTGCCTTTAGGCAAGCGCTTGGGACTGGCGACAGTGTTGGGATATTTGTTAACAGGATTGATTTTGGGACCAAGCGGTCTTGATGTGGTGGGCGATGCCGAAAGCTTGCTGCATTTTGCTGAGTTTGGCGTGGTGATGCTGCTGTTTATCATCGGTCTTGAGCTTCAGCCATCACGGCTTTGGGCACTGCGCCATTCTATTTTTGTGCTTGGCGGCTTGCAGGTGGGGCTAACGGGCATCACTTTGATGGGGCTGAGTTATTATTTATTTTCCCTGCATTTAGATACCGCGTTTATTGTTGGCTTCGGCTTGGCGTTGTCGTCAACGGCATTTGTTTTGCAGCTTCTGACCGAAAAGCAGCAGTTATCAAGCACCCATGGTCGAGAAGCATTTACCATTTTATTGTTTCAAGACATCGCCGTCATTCCACTGCTTGCGGTGATTCCTTTTTTATCCGGCGTCCGCGAGCAAAGCTATGACATCATTTATTTTGCTAAAGTGATCGCGGTATTTGCGGGGCTGATTTTATCAAGCCGCTATATTGTCCGACCATTTTTTAAATTTGTGGCATCAAGCGGCGCCACCGAATTGCTCACTGCTGTTGCCCTATTTATCGTCATGGGGGTGTCGATACTCATGGAGCAAATCGGGCTGTCGATGGCACTTGGGGCGTTTTTAACGGGTGTTTTGCTTGCTGACTCTGAGTACCGCCATGAGCTTGAAGCCAGTATCGAGCCGTTTAAAGGGCTACTTTTGGGGCTGTTTTTTATGTCGGTGGGTATGCTGACCGATGTTGGGCTGATTTTGGCAAAGCCGGTGTTTATCATCAGCGCCGCTGCCATGCTGATGGTTATTAAGTTTTTGGTCATAACTTTAATTGCCAAAGCCACCGGCAACCGCTTGCCAACCAGTATCCGCCTTGGGGTAACGCTTGCTCAAGGCGGCGAGTTTGCCTTTGTGCTGTTTAGTGTGGCGACCAAACAAAACGTGCTCAGTGGTGAGCTTGCCGGAATGCTCAATTTAATTGTCACCATTTCTATGGCAATGACGCCCCTTGCCTTTTTACTTCTTGAAAAAATCGGCGAGCCTATTTTTGCCAAAACCAAACCCAGCCGCGAGTACGACACCATTCCTGACCAAGAGCATCCCGTGATTATCGCCGGATTTGGTCGTGTTGGGCAAATCATCGGTCGCGTGCTTCGGATGCACAATATCGAATTTACCGCCATTGAACGCTCGGCAAACCGCGTTGATTTTGTTCGCAAATTTGGCAACCAAGTTTATTATGGCGACCCCAAAAACCCTGAGATTCTGCGCGCGGCTGGCATCAGTAAAGCCAAGCTCTTTATCATTGCGGTTGATGATTTGGAGCGCTCCATCACCACCGCTCAGTATTTGCGCAATCATTATCCAGAGCTAACCGTTCTTGCCCGCGCCCGCGATCGGCAACATTATTACCGATTGCGCGAAGTTGGCGTTCGTCATATTTGGCGCGAAACTTATTTAACGTCCTTAGATATGTCGCGTGAGTCATTGCAGCTTTTGGGGATTTCACCTGAAAAAGCACGCGAAACTATCCAAACATTCCGAGATTATGACGATGATTTAATCGAGCGCCAACAAGCCATTTATGATGACGAAGCGCGGATGATTGAGTCCGCGCAATCTGCTATCGCCGAGCTTGAAAGCTTGTTTGATGAGGACATCGATGAGGCGCGCCGCTTGGATTTAAAGCTGTATCGCATGAGCAAAGAGCAGTCGTTTTAG